A window of the Methanomassiliicoccales archaeon genome harbors these coding sequences:
- a CDS encoding RNA-binding domain-containing protein produces MSSRKIIFHSLQFRVFANATEDENKVIKALQFVTGTEQFRRSVTLGYHGNPKTIFESTLNRSHEINSFFVRWRLEDLERVLETLSVRIDENGFIFFRFDKQEAFYERLILSEGEDVIAVKGKIMAYPSTWDRAVEVAREYFTQLIEVKRIS; encoded by the coding sequence ATGAGTTCAAGAAAAATCATATTTCATTCGCTTCAATTCAGGGTCTTTGCAAATGCTACGGAAGATGAGAACAAAGTTATCAAGGCACTGCAGTTTGTAACTGGTACAGAGCAGTTTCGAAGGTCTGTCACTCTTGGATACCATGGCAATCCAAAAACCATATTTGAATCAACGCTTAATAGAAGCCACGAAATCAATTCTTTTTTCGTGCGATGGAGATTAGAGGACTTAGAGCGCGTCTTAGAAACCTTGTCGGTGAGAATCGATGAAAATGGTTTCATTTTTTTCAGATTTGACAAGCAGGAAGCATTCTATGAGAGGTTGATCTTGAGCGAGGGAGAGGACGTCATTGCGGTAAAAGGCAAAATCATGGCCTATCCAAGCACATGGGATCGTGCAGTTGAGGTTGCAAGAGAGTACTTTACTCAACTGATCGAAGTAAAAAGAATATCATGA
- a CDS encoding DUF996 domain-containing protein, translating into MSVRSSRILGGVGSLLMFIGVFPYVNYFGIIEFVGLILIMIALHNLANYYNEGRIFSNALYALTMGLIGVVITIALVIVTVLTSLKDFLYTIFPDWNGDWTALSGLTPDMSRFSTEVIMPFLIGILAAFVVLWVFVVISAFFVRRSFGALSRKSGVGLFSTAGLLLLIGALLIILFGIGAILIWISALLLAIAFFSIKP; encoded by the coding sequence ATGTCAGTAAGAAGTAGTAGAATATTGGGCGGAGTGGGCTCATTACTTATGTTTATTGGGGTTTTTCCATACGTCAATTATTTTGGCATAATTGAGTTCGTCGGTCTAATACTCATCATGATCGCTCTGCACAATCTGGCTAACTATTACAACGAAGGGAGGATTTTCAGCAATGCCCTTTACGCATTGACAATGGGACTAATTGGCGTCGTAATCACAATTGCATTGGTCATCGTTACTGTTCTAACTTCGCTCAAAGATTTTCTCTACACGATTTTTCCAGATTGGAATGGAGACTGGACGGCTCTTTCAGGTCTAACACCGGATATGTCAAGGTTTTCTACAGAGGTCATCATGCCTTTTTTGATAGGAATTTTAGCGGCATTCGTTGTACTTTGGGTGTTTGTTGTAATTTCGGCATTCTTTGTTAGACGCTCGTTTGGAGCGCTTTCAAGAAAATCAGGCGTTGGTTTGTTCTCAACAGCTGGATTATTACTTCTAATAGGTGCATTGCTGATTATTCTTTTTGGCATAGGGGCAATCCTGATCTGGATTTCAGCGCTATTGCTTGCCATCGCTTTCTTCTCCATAAAACCATAG